The Xenopus laevis strain J_2021 chromosome 5L, Xenopus_laevis_v10.1, whole genome shotgun sequence genome has a segment encoding these proteins:
- the msl2.L gene encoding E3 ubiquitin-protein ligase MSL2 isoform X1 produces MNPVTATALYMSASRLVLNYHPGDPQASAEICKMLPYFRQALSCCVCGKLLEDPIAPINSTCQHYVCKPCKGKKMMMKPSCSWCKDYEQFEENKQLSILVNCYKKLCEYITHTPLAQDILLNTVECSADILAFLPEEPPAEENQESTSEPPSPLCPSHSPLATKSEHGSESEAPICQLAHDRAAIEAECLLSNGLANCNGLSESEPELPVNIPSPESPSPMDLCCTAVDIKTEDLSESLDAVCDPVSTSDLCAAGLDICGYNDDLKSGGPLLLSVEEVLQSLESVSNAEVNDCDLQHSLDTAASNGAFLELCPQPLSHTVLLSDSHAPAHGISCTTATLKIKAHRKRSRSESDSEKVLPLPISSIILGQTLGSPTPLLLTRENRNFLQPMATVPNGGSSPKISKTILLSNKNLKKNPEHGPKKTHQKTKPALLKTKDKVKEKIPTNNVVPGSPTKTVYKKPQEKKGCKCGRATQNPSVLTCRGQRCPCYSNRKACLDCICRGCQNSYMANGEKKLEAFAVPEKALEQTRLTLGINVTSIAVRNASTSTSLLNVTGSPVATFLAASPHDDKSLDEAIDLRFDC; encoded by the exons ATGAACCCGGTGACTGCCACCGCCCTATACATGTCAGCGAGCCGCCTGGTGCTCAACTACCACCCCGGGGATCCTCAGGCCTCCGCCGAGATCTGCAAGATGCTGCCCTACTTCCGCCAGGCCTTGTCCTGCTGTGTGTGCG GGAAATTGCTGGAAGATCCCATTGCACCGATCAACTCCACGTGCCAGCACTATGTGTGTAAGCCGTGCAAGGGTAAGAAGATGATGATGAAACCTTCTTGTAGCTGGTGCAAAGACTATGAGCAGTTTGAGGAGAACAAGCAACTGAGCATCCTGGTGAACTGTTATAAAAAGCTGTGTGAATACATCACACACACGCCACTGGCCCAGGACATATTATTAAATACAGTCGAGTGTTCTGCAGACATTTTAGCTTTTCTTCCTGAAGAACCTCCGGCTGAGGAAAACCAGGAATCCACCTCAGAACCGCCCTCTCCTTTGTGTCCCTCACATTCTCCATTAGCAACTAAATCTGAACATGGCTCAGAGTCCGAAGCGCCCATCTGTCAGCTAGCCCACGACAGAGCTGCTATTGAGGCAGAGTGCTTGCTCTCTAATGGGTTAGCCAATTGTAACGGGCtgtctgaatctgaacctgaactcCCTGTAAATATCCCCTCCCCTGAAAGTCCCAGTCCCATGGACCTCTGTTGCACAGCCGTTGACATAAAAACAGAAGACCTATCGGAGAGCTTAGATGCTGTTTGTGATCCAGTCTCCACTAGTGACTTGTGTGCCGCAGGACTTGATATTTGTGGCTATAATGATGATCTTAAAAGCGGTGGCCCGTTGTTGCTGAGCGTTGAAGAAGTTCTGCAGAGCCTCGAGAGTGTTTCAAATGCAGAGGTCAATGACTGTGATTTGCAGCACAGTCTGGATACCGCAGCTTCTAATGGGGCTTTCTTGGAACTCTGTCCCCAACCCCTAAGTCACACTGTTTTGCTGTCTGACAGCCACGCTCCAGCGCATGGGATCTCCTGCACCACCGCCACCCTAAAAATAAAGGCTCATCGCAAACGATCCCGATCTGAAAGTGACAGTGAGAAGGTGCTTCCGTTGCCAATCTCTAGCATCATCCTTGGGCAGACTCTGGGTTCCCCCACACCTCTCTTATTGACACGGGAAAACAGGAACTTTCTGCAGCCAATGGCAACTGTCCCCAATGGGGGTAGCTCGCCCAAAATCAGCAAAACTATTCTCTTGTctaacaaaaacctgaaaaagaaTCCCGAGCACGGTCCCaaaaaaacccatcaaaaaaCTAAGCCTGCCTTGCTAAAAACGAAAGACAAGGTCAAGGAAAAAATTCCCACCAATAACGTGGTGCCTGGGAGTCCCACCAAGACTGTATATAAAAAGCCACAAGAGAAAAAAGGCTGCAAATGTGGACGTGCGACCCAAAATCCAAGTGTTCTTACGTGCCGAGGACAGCGCTGTCCCTGCTATTCTAATCGCAAAGCTTGTTTGGACTGCATTTGCCGTGGCTGCCAAAACTCATACATGGCTAATGGAGAGAAGAAGCTAGAGGCATTTGCAGTTCCAGAAAAGGCTCTGGAGCAGACGAGGCTAACCCTGGGCATTAACGTAACGAGCATTGCCGTGCGAAACGCCAGCACCAGCACCAGTCTCCTCAACGTCACAGGTTCCCCTGTAGCAACGTTTTTAGCTGCCAGTCCCCACGATGACAAAAGCTTAGACGAAGCCATAGACCTTCGATTTGACTGTTAA
- the msl2.L gene encoding E3 ubiquitin-protein ligase MSL2 isoform X2 — MMMKPSCSWCKDYEQFEENKQLSILVNCYKKLCEYITHTPLAQDILLNTVECSADILAFLPEEPPAEENQESTSEPPSPLCPSHSPLATKSEHGSESEAPICQLAHDRAAIEAECLLSNGLANCNGLSESEPELPVNIPSPESPSPMDLCCTAVDIKTEDLSESLDAVCDPVSTSDLCAAGLDICGYNDDLKSGGPLLLSVEEVLQSLESVSNAEVNDCDLQHSLDTAASNGAFLELCPQPLSHTVLLSDSHAPAHGISCTTATLKIKAHRKRSRSESDSEKVLPLPISSIILGQTLGSPTPLLLTRENRNFLQPMATVPNGGSSPKISKTILLSNKNLKKNPEHGPKKTHQKTKPALLKTKDKVKEKIPTNNVVPGSPTKTVYKKPQEKKGCKCGRATQNPSVLTCRGQRCPCYSNRKACLDCICRGCQNSYMANGEKKLEAFAVPEKALEQTRLTLGINVTSIAVRNASTSTSLLNVTGSPVATFLAASPHDDKSLDEAIDLRFDC, encoded by the coding sequence ATGATGATGAAACCTTCTTGTAGCTGGTGCAAAGACTATGAGCAGTTTGAGGAGAACAAGCAACTGAGCATCCTGGTGAACTGTTATAAAAAGCTGTGTGAATACATCACACACACGCCACTGGCCCAGGACATATTATTAAATACAGTCGAGTGTTCTGCAGACATTTTAGCTTTTCTTCCTGAAGAACCTCCGGCTGAGGAAAACCAGGAATCCACCTCAGAACCGCCCTCTCCTTTGTGTCCCTCACATTCTCCATTAGCAACTAAATCTGAACATGGCTCAGAGTCCGAAGCGCCCATCTGTCAGCTAGCCCACGACAGAGCTGCTATTGAGGCAGAGTGCTTGCTCTCTAATGGGTTAGCCAATTGTAACGGGCtgtctgaatctgaacctgaactcCCTGTAAATATCCCCTCCCCTGAAAGTCCCAGTCCCATGGACCTCTGTTGCACAGCCGTTGACATAAAAACAGAAGACCTATCGGAGAGCTTAGATGCTGTTTGTGATCCAGTCTCCACTAGTGACTTGTGTGCCGCAGGACTTGATATTTGTGGCTATAATGATGATCTTAAAAGCGGTGGCCCGTTGTTGCTGAGCGTTGAAGAAGTTCTGCAGAGCCTCGAGAGTGTTTCAAATGCAGAGGTCAATGACTGTGATTTGCAGCACAGTCTGGATACCGCAGCTTCTAATGGGGCTTTCTTGGAACTCTGTCCCCAACCCCTAAGTCACACTGTTTTGCTGTCTGACAGCCACGCTCCAGCGCATGGGATCTCCTGCACCACCGCCACCCTAAAAATAAAGGCTCATCGCAAACGATCCCGATCTGAAAGTGACAGTGAGAAGGTGCTTCCGTTGCCAATCTCTAGCATCATCCTTGGGCAGACTCTGGGTTCCCCCACACCTCTCTTATTGACACGGGAAAACAGGAACTTTCTGCAGCCAATGGCAACTGTCCCCAATGGGGGTAGCTCGCCCAAAATCAGCAAAACTATTCTCTTGTctaacaaaaacctgaaaaagaaTCCCGAGCACGGTCCCaaaaaaacccatcaaaaaaCTAAGCCTGCCTTGCTAAAAACGAAAGACAAGGTCAAGGAAAAAATTCCCACCAATAACGTGGTGCCTGGGAGTCCCACCAAGACTGTATATAAAAAGCCACAAGAGAAAAAAGGCTGCAAATGTGGACGTGCGACCCAAAATCCAAGTGTTCTTACGTGCCGAGGACAGCGCTGTCCCTGCTATTCTAATCGCAAAGCTTGTTTGGACTGCATTTGCCGTGGCTGCCAAAACTCATACATGGCTAATGGAGAGAAGAAGCTAGAGGCATTTGCAGTTCCAGAAAAGGCTCTGGAGCAGACGAGGCTAACCCTGGGCATTAACGTAACGAGCATTGCCGTGCGAAACGCCAGCACCAGCACCAGTCTCCTCAACGTCACAGGTTCCCCTGTAGCAACGTTTTTAGCTGCCAGTCCCCACGATGACAAAAGCTTAGACGAAGCCATAGACCTTCGATTTGACTGTTAA